In the genome of Peromyscus eremicus chromosome 1, PerEre_H2_v1, whole genome shotgun sequence, the window TGTTCTGATACCCTGAGACCTTGTGTCCCTCAGTAGTGGGCTGGGTTCCATTTCCCTCCAAGGCCAGTCCCACTGTCTGGGACAAATTACACATCACGCTGGGACCAGATAGGCTGGCAGCTGGGATTTTCCCTGTTCTTCCCCCACCTCCAAGAGCATTGGGGGGGGGTTGTCAGTACAGGACATGTGGGGGGCCAGGGCAGATTTGAGGGGGCTCGTAAGGCCCTAAAAAGATTCACATTTCATTCCAAATTCACTGGAAATCTGTGGGGTATGCCTCTGTTAGTTTTAAGTGGGGAGAGTTAACAGGTGAACAGAAGCCCCAAGGTGACCCTTCAGGTGGGAGTGGAGGGGGTCAGGAGAAATGGGGGTTCAGCATGTGAAATCAGGAGTTGAATAGGGGGTGATGATAGGAACCTGCAGATGAATTATCCtgggaggggagggctggaggggaCTGAGAGTGACAGGCTGGTATGACCGAAGGACAGCAGAACCAGAGGGGACATCTTGGGGAGTAGTCTTGGAGAGGAAATGAAGAGTGGCTATTTTGATGGAATGTTGGGGCTGCAGTGATTTGAAGCTCAGGCGTGACACACTGATGAGATTCTGATGGGGTGTTAGTACTAGCAAGTGCACAGACTCTGATGTACACACAGATCCTACACAGCAGTCTAGAGGCAGAGTCCTGTGGGGTCCTGGGACAAAGAGTTCCTTCCATGTTGCTGTCCCCCTGCCCCTTGAAATGGCTGCCCATGAAATGGCAGCATTTCATCCCCTGCGATCTGCTGGGTCTGTCTGTTCGACTTTCTCCTTTTAATGTTTTTGCCATCCTGGGACCCAGGatgctgagccacaccctcaaACTCTCAacaggggattctaggcaagtgctctactactgaacttCATCAGGAGCCCCATTCATTAATTCtttcgtttatttgtttgttcattcatttttgagacaggacattGCTAAGTTGCCCAAGCTGGGAGTTTTCACTGTTCttgcttcagtctctctctctctctctctctctctctctctctctctctctccctctctctctctctcggttttttgagacagggtttctctgtgtaattttggtgcctgtcttggatctcactctgtagaccaggctgtcctcaaactcacagagatccacctggctctgcctcccgagttctgggattaaaggcgtgcgccgccgccgccgccgccgccgccgccgccgccgccgccgccaccaccaccaccaccacccggcttgcttCAGTTTCTTTAGAAGATGGGAAGACAGACCTTGGCACCAGGTCCAgagcactatatatatatatatatatatatatatatatatatatatatatatatatatttacgtCCTCTTATACAGGGAGGTTAGTCAGGTACAGCCTCGGGAGGGGATACAGGGGAGACCTGGGGAAAGATTTGCTTTTCTCACTATCCTGGTGTCAGGTGTCATACCACATTGTACTGGACCACACGAGGCAGGCCCAGGATGGTGGGAGCTCTGTTGGGGTTCCTGAGACAGGCAGGGAAGAAGCAGAAGCTTGGGTCTGCACAGGATGAGACCTGCAGGCTTGGAGCTGTGGGCTGGATATGGTCTGGTCCctgtggggaggggctggaggcatGTAGGCAGCTTTTGCCTGGTCACTGTGCAGCTCAGACACACTCCTGGCTGTGCCTTTGCTGCTCCTGGGAGGACCATGTCTTCCACAGTCTGAAAGGTTTTGTtctgacagggtcttactatagcCCAGGCTTACTCCTGTTTCAGTCTCCTGAGAGCTAGGATAATAacagtgtatgccaccatgtccagtgaCGTCTCCCAGCCCTCTTCTTCAAGGATTCTCTAGCCCACCGCCCCGTCTACAGATTTTAAAGCACTCAGCAGGTAGGGTTTGAGGCTTGCACAAGTAGGGGTAGGAGTTCAGAGGGGTGCTTGTCACCCCCATATCAGTCCCTACATGGACCTGTCTCCTAGTGGCCTGGCCTTGGCTGTGGGAGGTTAGTCTCTACCAGGCAGTCTGGCCTCCTGCAGCTGCTTTGGAGGAGAGACCACCTACCCAGGGCAGACCTCAGAAgggagctggagatgtggctgaGCTTGTCTGCacaatgttttgttgtttttcattttgaaacagagtctcactatgttgccctggctaactaacctggaactctttatgtagaccaggctgcgctttaactcacagagatccactggactctgcctcccaagtgctggtattaaagatgtgtgctaccacatcagCTGCATAgtgttttaaggtgtgtgtggCAGAGTAACACAGGGGCTTGGAGCAGAGTATAGAACACCAAGCTCTGGACTTCCCCAGTCCCCAGGGGCCCCCATTCCTGTGTTGTGACCTCCCTGGTTTTCCTATTGTTTCTCCTCAGGCCTTGTATGACCCTATCAACCCTGACAGGGAGACCCTGGACCAGCCGTCCCTTACTGACCTCCAGCGTCTGTCCAACGAGAAGGACGTGCTCCAGGCTCTGAAGCCCCTGATGGCCCAGGCCAACTTCTCTGCACTCTCTGAAGATGCCCTGGCCTACTCACTTGTTGTCCATCACCCTCAGGATGAGGTCCAGGTACCTGTCCCCAGAGGAGTCATTTTGCTTACCTAGAGGAAGCACTCCCCTTCCCCAGCCACTTGGGTGCCCTCCGTCAGGAAAGGGTCGTCAGATGAGGGTGTCAGGGCCAGATGCAGTGCTGCTACCCGGCAGGATTCTATGGGCAACAATATGAAGCTCATTCCGCAGGCTGGAGAGGGGGCTTTATGGGtgagaacacttgttgctcttgcagaggccccagggtctgttcctagcacccacatggtcacttatagctgtctgtgactccagtgccAGGAGATCCAGTTCCCTTTTCTGGCTTTTAcaggtgggcaccaggcatgtctgcagtgcacttacatacataaaGACtaaacacctatacatataaaataaaagtaaatctaaaaaaatccaaAGGCTGCctgtggtggcgtacacctttaatcccaggactcaggaggcagaggcagaggcagaggcaggtggatctctgagtgttagagcccagtctggtctacatatagtgaattccaggccagtcaggactacatagctagaccctgtctcagtatCCTCCCCCAAATTTTTTGTCTCTAAAAAAACCCGCCAAAAAATAACAACCAAAAGACCTCTCTATTCTCCCTTCCATAAagtcaacaaaactgaagaaATACTAAAATCTTCCAGGTCCATGTTTTAGTGAACTTTAAGATGAATTTTTTAGACGTATTCTGTCATATTTTAGGGTGTGATCTACCAGTGGTGGTAAGACATGGTTAAGTGACAGTGTCTTGTCTTTGTGGTTGCTTCATAAATGGAGACTCTTAAATCCAGCACTATCTTAGATTCTAAGACGTTTCCTGTGTGCAGGCCCAACCCGATGCAATGTACAACATGAACAACCATGCCTGACTCCCCTCCCTGCACACTGCATGATCAGCCGCACAAGGCAGGGTCCATTCCTGGGTAGGAGGTGTTCTGGCATGGTACCCTTAACACCTGGCTTATGCTCAGctacctctgcttccttttcCCCCTTGGCAGGTGACAATAAATTTGGATCAGTATATCTACATGCAGTTCTGGGCCCTGGGCCAGAGAGTGGGGCAGATGCCACACATGTCCAGTGTGGGCTCCAAGCGTGGCTTCTTCAGAAGGTTGCCCCCTGTGGAGAGGTGAGGAGGCCCTGTTCCCCAGTTGCAGTAAAGGGGAGCAAGGTTTGAGCTGAGAAGGGACTGACAGGTCAGTATCTGGCTTTGGTGTCTTTGGCCCCAGGGAGAAGTCCAGAAATAGGAGGTACAAATTGTCAAAATGCAGCCTTTTCTCCCCAAGAGAAAGTGAGAACTACTGtttctagaggaagagaaggTGAGGGTCAGtcatctccattttccagatgaggaaaaCTGAGAATTACAGAGAGGAGGCCACATCCTGAAGAAGTGGCACAGCCAGCTGACAGGTCCAGTGTAGGAATATATAATTAACCAATCCCCATGGTTGAACATGTGACTTACTTCCAATTCTTTGTGATTaagtagctttctttctttctttctttctttctttctttctttctttctttctttctttctttctttcttccctcctcctcctcttcctcctcttcttcttctttttttcagacagggtttttctgtgtagctttgatccCTGTCCtcaatctcactctgtagaccagggtggccttgaactcagagatctgcttggctctgctggtgctgggattaaaggcgtgcaccaccatgcctggctattaaGTAGCTATCTAAAAGACCATGCAGCTGGAGATAATGGAGTTTTAGGTTGTGTATGCCCCAGTTCTTTAAAggaacagagggctggagagatggctcagaggttaagagcactggctgctcttccagaggtcctgagttcaattcccagcaaccacgtggtggctcacaaccatctgtaatgacatctgatgccctcttctggcgtacaggcaaacatgcagacagaacactgtaaaataaatgttaagaaaaaataaaataaaataaaaaaaccttcctgtaaaaaaataaaataaataaaggaacagagttgattatgtgtgtatatatacgtgtgtgtgtgtgtgtgtgtgtgtgtgtgtgtatacacacacatacatatgtgtgtgcgtgtgtgtgtgtgtgtgtatatatacatatatacacatatatacacatatatatatacacacatacgtgtgtgtgtgtgtgtgtgtgtgtgtgtgtgtgtgtgtatatacacacacatacatatgtgtgtgtgtgtgtgtgtgtgtgtgtgtgtgtgtgtgtgtatatatacatatatacacatatatacacatatatatatacacacatacgtgtgtgtgtgtgtgtgtgtgtgtgtgtgtgtgtgtgtgtgtgtgatttattagaCTGGCTTTCAGGCTGTGGTCAGGGTAGTCCAATCATGGCTGCCTCATGATGGAAAGGATTAGAATGCAGTAATTGTTCAGTCCTGGAGGTTTCTGGAGAGATGCTGGTTGGAACGAATGCCTCAGCAGGAGGATAAATTTGCCTGTGAGagagagggcaagcaggcaaaaagcaaaagcctcCTTCTTCCtatccatttacttatttatttagggaCATGGTCTTCCCTTATGTTGctttgactggcctagaacttcctctgtagcccaggctggcctcagactctaagatccacctgcctctgcctccggagtgctgggatcaatggCGTGTGCCCCAGGCCTTTTGTGTGGGCTGTCACTAGAAGGTGGTTGAGAAGTCTTAGGGTGACTCTGCTCACCTCAGCAATCCAGTCAAGCACTCCCTCACAGGAGTGATTCCAGACGTGGTCAAGGGGACAACCCAGAGCGGCCAACACAGGGGGAGGGCTCTGGCCTCCCACTCCTCCCACTGCACTCACACCCTCCTTTCTGGCCCTCAGGAGGTATTTCAAGCGCGTGGTGTTGGCTGCCCGGACAAAACGGGGGCACCTGGTTCTGAAGAGCTTTAAGGATACCCCGCTGGAGGGCTTAGAGCAGCTGCTGCCCGAGCTGAAGGTGCGCACGCCCATGATGCGGCGCGCCCTGATCAACCTGATGTTGGTGGTCTCGGGAGTTGTGTTCTTCGTCAATGTGGGCATGGTGATACTGTCTGACCTCAAGATGGCCacctccctgctgctgctgctctttgcTGTCTTCATGGGCCTCAAGGCCTCCAAGGTAAGCACCCTTGGGTCCCTGCTGCTTCGACTGCCCAGCCAGGCCCCCTGGACTTCGTCATCCCACGTACTGTTGCTGGTACATTATGCTATTACGTCTTCCTTACTTCATTTATCAGCACCCTTCACCCCAGacagggctctctctctctgtgcctcagtttctctcttcaTCCGCACAGTGGAGTCCTAGTGGAGCAAAGGCATTTGAAGAACGTAACAGAGGCTATGGACTGTGGAGCCTGACTGACTGGACTGAATATGAGTACTGTTCTGCAGCTGGGTGGTCCGAAGTAGTTGCTTGACTTCTGTCTGCCGCAGCTCCTATACCGCAAAGAGAATGGTGACAGGCAGGACCTGATGGAGAGGGGTGGACAGGGATTAAATGAGTCCGTGTGAGCCTGGCCACAGTACAGGAAGTACCATGTGAGGTCACTGTTGAGGTGATCATGCTTGCAGTGTGACTGCTTGTTCTCTGAGTTTCCTTCCTGGAGGGCTACTGGGATCACTAAGAGAGCCAGCTCCAGCCCTAAAAGACAGGTGTGGAAACTCAGGGCCTGGACTGGGAAGTTGTATATTCAATAAGCTTCCTCTCTGAGCTGCAGCATGAGTTCAGGGCCTCCTCAGGGAGGCGTTGCTCAGCAGCTAGGATTCAGGGTCAAGAGGGCAGGTGGGACTGACAGCCGACTTGTCTTCTCCTTGTTGGCCGAGATGGATGGCAGCGTTGGCCTCTCTCAGTTCTGGGGTTGCACCACCTCAGGAGTGCGGCTTGCCGTGAGCTGTGTGTCCCTCCCATTGGTTCTCAAGCTGCTTCCAGAAGTTTTGACAGGCTCTCTCTCAGGGAGACCTGTGATAAATCCACACTGGCCACCAGGGACACTGGATAGGCAGGGCCAGCACTGGGGGTAGGAGAGCAGTGCCACAGGGTTTTAAACAAGGCCCAGCGTGGCCAGGGTGGTCCATGCCCACACATCGTTCTGGGCTTTCCCCTCAGGGTAGCAGGGAACCACAGCAGGGAGGAGCTGCTGGGCCACAGCACAGAGAGGACGAGACTGCAAGCAAGGAGGCCATGTTCTGGGGAGGGACACTGGCCACGGTGAGCCTCCTCTCACTCCTCAGTGGTCCTGCGGGGCTGCAGAGCCTCATGGGAGTGGAAGGGCCCAGTTTATCCAGTTCGGGTTCTCTGGTTACCCATTTATTCCTGTTCCAGCTGGGGCCCCAGCCCTGGCCTCCCACCCGAACACCCGGCCGTCCATATCCCTCCTGTGCTTCAGGGTCCCTGGGTCTCTGGTACCACAGCCCCccccctcttttatttttttcttttttcgttttttttcaagacagggtttcgagacagtagttttggtgcctgtcctggactagctctgtagaccaggctggcctcaaactcacagagatccgcctgcctctgcctccccagtgctggattaaaggcgtgcgccaccactgcccagcccacagGCCCCTCTTCTGGTCCTTTCCCATCTCGACCTGTGTGGAACCAGATGCTGTCTGCCTGGCTTCTCAGCTCCTGTCTTGGAGCAGGATGCAGACCCTTTTCCTGCTGAGGAGTTCCTCCATCTTGAGTCTCTGGCCAGCTGGGcctgaagcagtggttctcactgGCTGCTACAGCCAGCATCTCCCATATCTGCTCTTAGTGGGGGCATGGCCGTGATGTCTGCCTTGTTCCCAGCCTCCAGGTGGCCCCTGCAGCCCATTCCCAACTCCACCCAGGGCAGGTCCTCTCCTTCTCACTATCTGGTGGCTTTCCTGTTCAGCTTACCTTGTGGTTGGTTACAGTCTTCACCACCATTATACTACCTCCACCCACAGTTTCTGCTCTTGGTGTGTTTGTGACGCCTAGTCTCTCCTGCTTCCCCAAACTCCACATTGACATTTACATTCCCCTCTGACTGAATGTATTCTCTCTCACTGGGCTGGCCACCCCTATGCATTCCTTATCCCTtgcccagaagccatcagctccCTGATGCCTTCCTGGATCACTTAGTCTGGGATGGGTCTCTGGCACTCTACCATATGTCTGCCTTCTCTGTGCAGAGCAGGACAGGAGCAACCTGGAGGCTGTGGAGATGTGTAGGCCCCTCCTAGGGGCTCAAGGCCTATGGACACAGGTGGAGTGGCATGGTTGTAGGAGCCTGGGGATGCATCCACTCTCTCTGTGGCACAGCCTTGAGGATGGGGCAGTGCTTTCTGAGACTGGGGGGCATTGCTCATTTGAAGACCCATGATCTGAGGGGCACGGGTACGTGGGCACAGCAGTATATACTGTGTGGGCTGCACTGGGTTCGGAGCTTCCGATTCTGAGCCAGGGAAACTATGAGCAGGGGATGGGGACATGAagccagggaggaggaggggagcaggATGGGTCAGGGACAGACAGGCTGGCTAGGAGGGATGAGGATGGTGACACATAGAAGGTAGGGTTACCAGAGTGGGGAACGGGCAGTTTGGGAGTGTGTTTGCATGCCAGTGTGGCGTGCTCCTTTAGACATGAGACTCTGCACTCCAGTCTCGGCAGGTGAAGACAGGAGACCCAGCTGTTCCATGCATGATGGTCCTTAGCACAGGACTCCTGTCTCTATGGCAACTGGCTCCAAGGCCGGGATAGAGTTCATAGTGTGGGCTCTTCAGCAggcccagccacacagccatgtTGGGAGGTGCCCAGCTGTGTCAGTTCAGGCTGACTTCTTGGCCCAGGTGGACATGGCAGCTCAGTCCTTACGGTGTCAGTGTGCTGACTTCCTGGGCCCTGCAGCACCAGCCTTGTAGTGCAGACGGTGCTGCTGCAGGCCGCTCGGTCCAGGCTGGAAGCTGGGAGGGGATGGCGGaggccacacacaggcacagctgCCTTGAGCTCATCCATCCTGGCTAAAGTGGATTTGCAGTGTGGGAGAGGGTCAGGCTGCACCCAGTGCCCTTTACCtgagggtttcttttcttttcgggggtgtggggtttgagacagggtttctctgtgtagctttggtgcctgtcctggatctcactctgtagaccaaactggcctcgaacacacagagatccccctggctctgcctcctgagtgctgaagttTTCTTTATAGCGTAGTAGCTTAAACTGTTCCTTTTCAGTTCTGGAAAGGTTCAAATAGATGCAGAAGTAAGGTAGCCTGATGAAGTCTTACGTCGCCAACACCTGGTATTCTGATTGCATCACAACGCCCCAGGCTCTCTGTCCTGGGCCACCATAAAACGAATCTTAGACATGTTACTGGGAATATGGTAGAACACTTGACAAGGATGTACTGGGATTGGAATTTCCTAGGCTAAAACTCATGTTTAAAACCTTGGCACAAACTCATTAACATATTGCCAGATAACAAAGCAGTGGGCCACTGGCAGGGGGGTGCACTTTGGCCTCAGCCCCAACCCAGACTGCCAGGGCACTCTGGTTTTGAGTGGCCCTGCACCTCCGTATCTAAGCCTGCGTTTCCACAGGTGTTTGGGCAGCATAGAAGTGCCCAGGCGCTGGAGCTGGCACACATGCTGTACTATCGCAGCACATCCAACAACTCGGAACTGCTCAGTGCCCTGGCACTCCGCGCACAGGAGGAACACATCAAGGAGGCCCTACTGGCTCACAGCTTCCTAGGCCGCCGGCCAGGGGGCGCCCAAGGCCCGCCTGAAGGTGAACCTTCCCTGTCTCTAGGTCCTCCCTGCTGTCCCCATGTCAAtgctgctgtccccatgtcaATGCTGCTGTCCCCCCATGTCAGAGCTGCTGTCCCCATGTCAGtgctgctgtccccatgtcaatgctgctgtccccatgtcaatgctgctgtccccatgtcaGTGCTGCTGTCCCCCCATGTCAGAGCTGCTGTCCCCATGTCAGtgctgctgtccccatgtcaatgctgctgtccccatgtcaatgctgctgtccccatgtcagtgctgctgtccccatgtcagtgctgctgtccccatgtcagtgctgctgtccccatgtcagagctgctgtccccatgtcagtgctgctgtccccatgtcagagctgctgtccccatgtcaatgctgctgtccccatgtcagagctgctgtccccatgtcaatgctgctgtccccatgtcagtgctgctgtccccatgtcagtgctgctgtccccatgtcagtgctgctgtccccatgtcagtgctgctgtccccatgtcaATGCTGCTGTCCCCCCAATGTCAAtgctgctgtccccatgtcagtgctgctgtccccatgtcagtgctgctgtccccatgtcaatgctgctgtccccatgtcagtgctgctgtccccatgtcaatgctgctgtccccatgtcaGTGCTGCTGTCCCCCCATGTCAGtgctgctgtccccatgtcaatgctgctgtccccatgtcagtgctgctgtccccatgtcagtgctgctgtccccatgtcagagctgctgtccccatgtcaatgctgctgtccccatgtcaatgctgctgtccccatgtcagtgctgctgtccccatgtcagtgctgctgtccccatgtcaatgctgctgtccccatgtcaatgctgctgtccccatgtcagagctgctgtccccatgtcaatgctgctgtccccatgtcagtgctgctgtccccatgtcagtgctgctgtccccatgtcagtgctgctgtccccatgtcagtgctgctgtccccatgtcaATGCTGCTGTCCCCCCAATGTCAAtgctgctgtccccatgtcagtgctgctgtccccatgtcagtgctgctgtccccatgtcaatgctgctgtccccatgtcagtgctgctgtccccatgtcaatgctgctgtccccatgtcaGTGCTGCTGTCCCCCCATGTCAGtgctgctgtccccatgtcaatgctgctgtccccatgtcaGAGCTGCTGTCCCCATGTCAGAGCTGCTGTCCCCCAGGTCCTCCCTGCTGTCCCCCAGGTCCTCCCTGCTGTCCCCCAGGTCCTCCCTGCTGTCCCCAGATCCTCCCTGTTGTCCCCCAGGTCCTCCCTGCTGTCCCCCAGATCCTCCCTGCTGTCCCCCAGATCCTCCCTGCtgtctcccagatcctccctgttgtcccccagatcctccctgctgtctcccagatcctccctgctGTCCCCCAGATCCTCCCTGCTGTCCCCCAGATCCTCCCTGCTGTCCCCCAGATCCTCCCTGCTGTCCCCCAGATCCTCCCTGCtgtctcccagatcctccctgctGTCCCCAGGCCAACCCTGCTGCTTGTTCCCCATGTCAACCCTGCTTTTCCTGGGCCTTCCATGTTGTCCTTCAGGCCCAGGTCTCCTCTAACTTCAGCTTGAACATAATCTCTCCCCACAGAGACCTCCAAGTGGCTACAGTCTGAAGTGGAGAGCTGGCTTCTAGCCCAGTCTGGCTGTGATGTGGCCTTCAATGGACCTCGGGCCCTGGCCCACCTGCAAGCCCTGACTCCCAGCTTCGGGTTGTTCCCACCACCTGAGCTGCCGGAACTTGACCCACTGGTCCTGGGTACTCCAGGAGCCCTGCAGGCTGCTGCACCGGGTGGTAGCTACCCCTCACCCTGACCACTTACGACCAGGCCCAGCATGGCAGGGAGCCAAGCTCTGCCTCCTCCACAGCAAGGTGTCAATCGTGGCACCTGTATCTCCTACCTGGACTCTTGGTTGTTGACAGGCTATTATTTCTGCTAGACCATTAATTTGGCAATGCTATAGACTTAAGAGTAGCCAATCAGGGCCGCTGGCAGTTGCTAAGCAGCCTCCTGAGGCCAGCCAATCGAAGCCGTTTCTTTCAGCTTGTATTTTACTTCTCAGCCCTGCCCCTGACAAGAACCTCACCATGGCCGGTGGAGGGGCGGGGCTTGGGGAGGTTTAACACAGCTGCCGGGAGACCCGCCAGGCTGTGAAAGCTGGGCCTGGAGGCCACGCTTCATCATCTGTTCAGCTTGCACAGGAACTGCCTGCCGCATGCACCTGGGCGGGGCCCACTGCAGCCTGCAAGCCGTTTGGTTGGCCAAACTTAGGGTAACTGGGCACTTCAAGCAGGGGCAGCAGCCAGTCAGAAATCCTGGAGGAATTGCCGTGAATCCATGTGAGAGGAGCCATCTGTTTTGCAGCTGATCTGCTCTGGTTGAAGGCACTGGGAACTTCCTGCCCCGAAGAAGACGGTGAGCCTGCAGCATTCCAGCCCAAGATCACTCCCGCTCAGGCCCCAGCAGGCTCCCAGGCCTCTCTGCCTTGCTGCAGAGACCACCTTGGCTTGTGCAATATTTATCACTTTACCTTCTTCCAAAGGAATAAATAGTGTTTAATAAACCTGGTTCGTGTGGCTGCAGGTGAAGGGGTTTGGTCAGAATCCTGGAAAGAGGGTGTGGCTGGGTCCCAGACGGGAATCTTAGAAGCACTGATACCTGCGGAAAGCTTTGATTGCAAGAGTCTGGGTCTCAGATAAGAAGACCGGGCAGGAGGCAGATTGTTCAGCACACGGTGGCACACAGCTGGTAGTAGCTGCCTGGGAAATCCAGCTGGTGCCCGCTGCCCGAGTAGAGGACACCGTATATTGGCTGGAGGGGTGGCCTTTGTTGGTGTGGGAAGGAGTTAGCCTCTAGAAAGGAGGGGAGAACAGTTTGCAATAGGAGACAGCTTTC includes:
- the Tmem143 gene encoding transmembrane protein 143; the encoded protein is MTVACRLRLWERGLAMLPVTWWGSKVRVWSLVPAVLGTPRALSSLANRMGVYRKMWNPTEPRDWAQQYRERFIPFSKEQLLRLLIQEFHSSPAERTALEAFLAHVDFCTLFHYHRLLARLQALYDPINPDRETLDQPSLTDLQRLSNEKDVLQALKPLMAQANFSALSEDALAYSLVVHHPQDEVQVTINLDQYIYMQFWALGQRVGQMPHMSSVGSKRGFFRRLPPVERRYFKRVVLAARTKRGHLVLKSFKDTPLEGLEQLLPELKVRTPMMRRALINLMLVVSGVVFFVNVGMVILSDLKMATSLLLLLFAVFMGLKASKVFGQHRSAQALELAHMLYYRSTSNNSELLSALALRAQEEHIKEALLAHSFLGRRPGGAQGPPEETSKWLQSEVESWLLAQSGCDVAFNGPRALAHLQALTPSFGLFPPPELPELDPLVLGTPGALQAAAPGGSYPSP